From a region of the Phaseolus vulgaris cultivar G19833 chromosome 6, P. vulgaris v2.0, whole genome shotgun sequence genome:
- the LOC137831197 gene encoding tryptophan synthase beta chain 1: MAASILFTGLNSSRVLPIPSQPYPSSYFPSNVLKLAPFRTPSTFSSSVSCSATRDPSSVVPLEQHHNLDNGSVLPNRPDSFGRFGKFGGKYVPETLMHALTELEAAFHSLSADEQFQKELAGILKDYVGRESPLYFAERLTEHYKRPNGEGPHIYLKREDLNHTGAHKINNAVAQALLAKSLGKKRIIAETGAGQHGVATATVCARFGLECIIYMGAQDMERQSLNVFRMRLLGAEVRAVHSGTATLKDATSEAIRDWVTNVETTHYILGSVAGPHPYPMMVRDFHAVIGKETRKQALEKWGGKPDVLIACIGGGSNAMGLFTEFVDDKDVTLIGVEAAGFGLDSGKHAATLTKGEVGVLHGAMSYLLQDDDGQIVEPHSISAGLDYPGVGPEHSFLKDLGRAEYHSITDEEALEAFKRVSRLEGIIPALETSHALAYLEKVCPTLPNGTKVVVNFSGRGDKDVQTAIKYLDV, encoded by the exons ATGGCTGCTTCCATCCTATTCACAGGTCTCAACTCCTCAAGGGTGCTTCCCATTCCCAGCCAGCCATACCCATCTTCCTATTTCCCCTCAAATGTGCTAAAGCTTGCACCTTTCAGAACCCCTTCTACCTTTTCTTCTTCTGTGTCCTGCTCTGCCACCAGGGACCCTTCCTCTGTTGTGCCATTGGAGCAACATCACAATTTGGATAATGGGTCGGTTTTGCCCAATAGACCCGATTCATTTGGGAGGTTTGGCAAGTTTGGCGGGAAGTATGTCCCTGAGACTCTGATGCACGCACTCACTGAGCTTGAGGCTGCTTTTCATTCCCTCTCTGCAGATGAGCAGTTTCAG AAAGAGCTGGCTGGGATCCTGAAAGATTATGTGGGTCGAGAGAGTCCTCTTTATTTTGCAGAAAGGTTGACAGAGCACTATAAGAGGCCTAATGGTGAAGGGCCTCACATTTATCTGAAGAGGGAAGATCTCAATCATACTGGTGCTCACAAAATTAACAATGCTGTTGCTCAAGCTTTGCTTGCGAAGAGTTTGGGAAAAAAGCGCATAATTGCTGAAACTGGAGCTGGTCAGCATGGAGTTGCCACTGCTACTGTATGTGCTCGATTTGGTTTGGAATGCATTATTTATATGGGCGCACAGGATATGGAAAGACAGTCTCTCAATGTTTTCAGAATGCGTCTCCTTGGTGCTGAG GTGAGAGCAGTTCACTCTGGGACTGCTACTCTCAAGGATGCTACGTCAGAGGCTATAAGGGACTGGGTGACTAATGTAGAGACGACTCATTATATTTTGGGTTCTGTTGCTGGGCCGCATCCATATCCAATGATGGTTAGAGATTTTCATGCTGTGATTGGCAAGGAGACCAGAAAGCAAGCTTTGGAAAAATGGGGAGGGAAACCAGATGTTCTGATTGCATGTATTGGTGGGGGGTCAAATGCCATGGGACTTTTCACTGAATTTGTTGATGACAAAGATGTTACGCTAATTGGTGTGGAGGCTGCTGGATTTGGTCTAGACAGTGGCAAGCATGCTGCAACTTTAACAAAGGGAGAAGTTGGGGTTTTGCATGGAGCTATGAGCTATCTGTTGCAGGATGATGATGGACAAATAGTTGAGCCTCACTCTATTAGTGCAGG CTTGGACTATCCTGGTGTGGGTCCGGAACATAGCTTTTTGAAAGATTTGGGACGTGCTGAATATCATAGCATCACTGACGAAGAAGCATTGGAAG CTTTCAAGAGAGTTTCACGACTTGAAGGCATAATTCCAGCTTTGGAAACATCTCATGCATTGGCCTATCTAGAGAAAGTGTGTCCAACCCTTCCCAATGGAACCAAGGTTGTGGTTAACTTCAGTGGTAGGGGTGACAAGGATGTTCAGACTGCCATCAAGTACTTGGATGTTTGA